A window from uncultured Desulfobacter sp. encodes these proteins:
- a CDS encoding pyruvate carboxylase subunit B, producing MTDHNEVKMVEMDYSQTRPKAKNPLKIQDLSLRDGHQSLFATRGRTEDMIPVAEQMDEIGFWAVEVWGGHSFHAMHRYLNEDPWQRLRTLKRYFKKTPISMLLRGQKLVGYRNYADDLAELFVKKTAENGLDIFRTFDALNDYRNFETVVPVIKECGAHFQGCICYTLTEPRLGKGIYNLEYYVKKAKALEDMGADSICIKDVAGLMAPYDAFELVKALKAEVKPPIHLHSHFTSGMSPMTHLKAVEAGVDIIDTCMTPYAYRTSHAALEPFVMSLLGTDRDTGFDINALTRINETLEKEVIPKYKHLLDDSRVSLIDIDVLLNQAPDFMRANLIKQLREMDALDKIDEVYKELPRVRKELGQIPLVTPTSRIVGTQTVNNVLFDTKEERYKMITDKVKDLCYGLYGKTAAPIDAELQKKALKDYERGQEPITCRPAEVLTPELEKAREEIGDLAVDEEDLILCALFPVTGKKYLMQKYGKEQVPETVKPITLEDVKKQEEMIKKAKAGKLIEPAADLPEKSEFARTFNVFVDGECFEVGVDEVGGSPVISYAALAGAAPIVPPAPAAPAVPAVSAAPAPKPAPAKPAAPRPAPKPAAASDSRTPVLAPMPGVIVKYAKNVGDTVSAGDTVVVIEAMKMENILPATADGTITAINFKPGDSVAKDDVLATIE from the coding sequence ATGACCGATCACAATGAAGTTAAAATGGTTGAGATGGATTATTCCCAAACGCGACCCAAGGCAAAAAATCCCCTGAAAATTCAGGACCTCTCCCTGCGGGACGGCCATCAGTCATTGTTTGCCACCCGGGGGCGCACCGAAGATATGATCCCTGTGGCAGAGCAGATGGATGAAATCGGGTTCTGGGCGGTGGAGGTATGGGGCGGTCACTCTTTTCATGCGATGCACCGGTATCTCAATGAAGATCCCTGGCAGCGGCTTCGCACCCTGAAGCGGTATTTCAAGAAAACACCGATCTCCATGCTGCTGCGCGGCCAGAAGCTTGTGGGGTACCGCAACTATGCCGATGATCTGGCCGAACTGTTTGTTAAAAAGACCGCGGAAAACGGGCTGGATATTTTCAGGACCTTTGATGCGCTCAATGATTACAGAAACTTTGAAACCGTGGTGCCTGTAATTAAAGAGTGCGGTGCGCATTTCCAGGGCTGCATCTGCTATACCCTGACAGAACCCCGTCTGGGAAAAGGGATCTATAACCTGGAATACTATGTGAAAAAGGCCAAAGCCCTTGAAGATATGGGTGCCGACTCCATCTGCATCAAGGATGTGGCAGGCCTGATGGCGCCCTATGACGCCTTTGAGCTGGTCAAGGCCCTTAAGGCGGAAGTGAAGCCCCCGATCCACCTGCACTCCCATTTTACCTCGGGTATGTCGCCCATGACCCATCTCAAGGCGGTGGAGGCCGGGGTTGATATCATTGATACCTGCATGACCCCTTATGCCTACAGAACATCCCATGCGGCCCTTGAGCCCTTTGTCATGAGTCTTCTGGGCACCGACCGCGATACGGGGTTTGATATCAATGCCCTGACCCGGATCAATGAAACCCTGGAAAAAGAGGTGATTCCCAAATATAAACACCTGTTGGATGACAGCCGGGTCTCCCTGATTGATATTGATGTGCTTCTCAATCAGGCTCCGGACTTCATGCGTGCCAACCTCATTAAACAGCTTCGGGAAATGGATGCCCTGGATAAAATTGATGAGGTGTACAAAGAACTGCCCAGGGTCAGAAAAGAGTTGGGCCAGATTCCCCTTGTGACCCCCACCAGCCGGATTGTGGGCACCCAGACCGTGAACAATGTGCTTTTTGATACCAAGGAAGAGCGCTACAAGATGATCACGGACAAGGTCAAGGATCTGTGCTACGGCTTGTATGGCAAAACAGCAGCCCCCATTGACGCTGAACTGCAGAAAAAAGCGCTCAAAGACTATGAAAGGGGGCAGGAACCCATCACCTGCCGCCCGGCTGAGGTGTTGACACCGGAACTTGAAAAAGCCAGGGAAGAGATCGGTGATCTGGCCGTGGATGAGGAAGATCTTATCCTTTGTGCCTTGTTCCCCGTAACCGGTAAAAAATACCTGATGCAGAAATACGGCAAGGAACAGGTACCCGAGACTGTTAAACCCATTACCCTGGAAGATGTTAAAAAACAGGAAGAGATGATTAAAAAGGCCAAGGCCGGCAAACTCATTGAACCGGCTGCAGATCTTCCCGAAAAAAGCGAATTTGCCAGAACCTTTAATGTATTTGTGGATGGTGAATGCTTTGAGGTCGGGGTGGATGAAGTGGGCGGTTCGCCTGTGATCTCCTATGCGGCCCTTGCCGGGGCTGCCCCTATTGTGCCCCCGGCACCTGCTGCACCGGCAGTCCCGGCGGTATCAGCAGCTCCGGCGCCAAAACCTGCACCGGCAAAACCTGCGGCACCAAGGCCTGCCCCCAAGCCTGCAGCAGCTTCCGATTCCAGAACGCCTGTGCTGGCACCCATGCCCGGCGTGATCGTCAAGTATGCGAAGAATGTGGGCGATACGGTGAGTGCCGGAGATACCGTTGTGGTGATTGAGGCCATGAAGATGGAAAATATTCTTCCGGCAACAGCCGACGGAACCATCACCGCCATCAACTTTAAACCCGGCGATTCTGTGGCCAAGGATGATGTGCTGGCAACCATAGAATAA
- a CDS encoding carboxyl transferase domain-containing protein — MGVISDKIQELRQKEKHIKAMGGEKALAKRRDKGVLNARQRLNLLFDAGTFRELDMFVTHRCTNFGMETKEIPADGVITGHGKVNGRLVFAYAQDFTAAAGSLGEMQAKKICKVMDLGLKAGAPVIGMNDSGGARIQEGIDALSGYGEIFFRNSAASGVIPQISAIMGPTAGGAVYSPAMTDFIFMVKESSYMFITGPNVIKAVTGEEISFEALGGAMTHNEKSGVAQFACESDEDCIEQIKQLLAFLPSNNMEDPPIKPTDDSPHRMSPILDTIIPDKSNQAYDVKQVIAAIVDDGYFFEPHQYFARNIVICFARLNGRPIGIIANQPMVMAGCLDIDASDKATRFIRFCDAFNIPLLTIADVPGYLPGSHQEWGGVIRHGAKLLWCYAEATVPKLLLITRKDYGGSYIAMCSKHLGADMAFAWPMAEVAVMGAEGAANVIHAREIKNSEDPAAMRKQKIEAYNTQFSNPYCAAARGYVDAVIVPSETRPRLIDALEAVVTKREFRPAKKHGNIPV; from the coding sequence ATGGGAGTCATTTCCGACAAAATTCAGGAATTAAGGCAAAAAGAGAAACATATCAAGGCCATGGGCGGTGAAAAAGCTTTGGCCAAACGGCGTGACAAAGGCGTTTTGAATGCCAGGCAGCGTCTTAACCTGCTGTTTGATGCCGGCACGTTCAGGGAACTGGACATGTTCGTCACCCACCGGTGCACAAATTTCGGCATGGAAACCAAAGAAATTCCCGCAGACGGTGTGATCACCGGACACGGAAAGGTAAACGGCCGTCTGGTTTTTGCCTATGCCCAGGATTTTACGGCTGCCGCCGGATCGCTGGGCGAAATGCAGGCCAAAAAGATCTGTAAGGTCATGGACTTAGGCCTCAAAGCCGGGGCCCCTGTGATCGGCATGAATGATTCCGGAGGCGCCCGGATCCAGGAGGGCATTGACGCCTTGTCCGGTTACGGCGAAATTTTTTTTCGCAATTCTGCGGCGTCCGGTGTGATCCCTCAAATTTCGGCCATCATGGGGCCCACGGCAGGTGGGGCGGTCTATTCACCTGCCATGACCGATTTTATCTTTATGGTCAAAGAGTCCTCGTATATGTTCATCACCGGTCCCAATGTTATCAAGGCGGTCACCGGCGAGGAGATTTCATTTGAGGCCCTTGGCGGTGCCATGACCCACAACGAAAAATCCGGGGTGGCCCAGTTTGCCTGTGAATCCGACGAGGACTGCATTGAACAGATCAAGCAACTTTTAGCCTTTCTGCCGTCCAATAATATGGAAGATCCCCCGATCAAACCCACGGACGATTCCCCCCATCGCATGTCCCCGATCCTTGACACCATTATTCCGGATAAATCCAACCAGGCCTATGATGTCAAACAGGTTATTGCGGCCATCGTGGACGATGGTTACTTTTTTGAACCCCACCAGTATTTTGCCAGAAATATCGTGATCTGCTTTGCACGGTTGAACGGACGGCCCATCGGCATTATTGCCAACCAGCCCATGGTCATGGCCGGCTGCCTGGATATTGATGCGTCAGACAAGGCTACCCGGTTTATCCGGTTCTGTGATGCCTTTAACATCCCTTTGCTCACCATCGCCGATGTGCCGGGGTATCTGCCCGGTTCCCACCAGGAGTGGGGCGGCGTCATCCGGCACGGGGCAAAACTGTTATGGTGTTACGCCGAGGCCACCGTGCCCAAGCTGCTGCTGATCACAAGAAAGGATTACGGCGGATCATATATCGCCATGTGCTCCAAGCACCTGGGTGCGGACATGGCCTTTGCCTGGCCCATGGCCGAGGTTGCGGTCATGGGGGCCGAAGGTGCGGCCAATGTTATCCACGCAAGGGAGATTAAAAATTCCGAAGACCCGGCCGCCATGCGCAAGCAAAAAATCGAGGCGTATAACACCCAGTTTTCCAATCCCTATTGCGCCGCAGCAAGGGGATATGTGGATGCGGTGATCGTGCCCAGTGAAACCCGGCCAAGGCTCATTGATGCCCTGGAGGCCGTTGTCACCAAACGCGAATTCAGGCCGGCCAAGAAACACGGAAATATTCCGGTGTAA
- a CDS encoding DUF6125 family protein produces MNDSTPFQAQDLTPDMQKKQLIDMFTRIVVHYGLWFNEVQHQMGMEKALAALDTATQSSISILMKHLSRTLGFELEQGMPKALMSLDDDTTEKLMAAVGKAWLANDGVWFQAVEFVHGMNDAKRCNDSCWARFSPFEAHRIKNILGLGNYPGLDGLKRALNFRMYAFINEQSIVEETETSFVFQMNECRVQRARMRKNLDDYPCKSGGLVEYARFAEGVDERIKTECIGCPPDPHPETWFCAWRFTLEP; encoded by the coding sequence ATGAACGATTCCACTCCGTTCCAAGCCCAGGACCTTACCCCTGACATGCAGAAAAAACAGCTGATCGACATGTTCACCCGTATTGTTGTACATTACGGCCTCTGGTTCAACGAGGTTCAGCACCAGATGGGCATGGAAAAGGCGCTTGCGGCACTGGATACGGCCACACAATCTTCGATTTCCATTCTGATGAAACATCTGTCCCGCACCCTGGGGTTTGAACTGGAACAGGGTATGCCCAAAGCATTGATGTCACTGGATGACGACACAACCGAAAAACTGATGGCAGCCGTGGGAAAAGCATGGCTGGCCAACGACGGTGTCTGGTTCCAGGCCGTGGAGTTTGTCCACGGCATGAACGATGCCAAACGGTGCAATGACTCCTGCTGGGCCCGGTTTTCACCCTTTGAAGCCCACCGCATCAAAAATATTCTGGGACTGGGAAATTATCCGGGACTTGATGGGCTTAAACGCGCCTTGAACTTCAGGATGTACGCATTTATCAACGAGCAGAGCATTGTGGAAGAAACTGAAACCAGTTTTGTGTTTCAGATGAACGAATGCAGGGTCCAGCGGGCAAGGATGCGCAAGAACCTGGACGATTACCCCTGCAAATCAGGCGGGCTTGTCGAGTACGCCCGTTTTGCCGAAGGCGTTGATGAAAGAATTAAAACCGAATGTATCGGGTGTCCCCCGGACCCCCATCCTGAAACATGGTTTTGCGCATGGCGATTTACACTGGAGCCGTGA
- a CDS encoding helix-turn-helix domain-containing protein has protein sequence MDKTEQITDHMKALGFSVYECKAYLALLEEYPLNGYALSKASGIPRSRIYEVLKSLIGKQMVFEQDDGKSKAYTPMDPEIFIKKLRSRFQGIFQDLTEYAGRLYREPKQDNQLVVIQGRDNILSFLSVLIKGAQERIALSIWDEELCALTGELDAALDRGVMLRGIYFGPQNVYEDLVPHRRLKRYMAEKKERFLSVIVDRCHAVSGVVSRGKASKATWTRDEGFIEVSEDYIAHDLVVNLYSASLDRAGYEEFETFADNVHDRFFHYSKKDLKAFRELIE, from the coding sequence ATGGATAAAACAGAACAGATCACCGATCATATGAAAGCCCTGGGGTTTTCGGTTTACGAATGCAAAGCCTATCTGGCACTTCTGGAAGAGTATCCCCTGAACGGTTATGCCCTGAGCAAAGCCTCGGGGATCCCCCGGTCCCGGATTTATGAGGTGCTTAAAAGCCTGATCGGCAAGCAGATGGTCTTTGAACAGGATGATGGCAAGTCAAAGGCCTATACCCCAATGGACCCTGAAATTTTTATCAAAAAGCTTCGATCTAGGTTTCAGGGGATTTTTCAGGATTTGACCGAGTACGCTGGCCGGCTTTACCGGGAACCCAAACAGGACAACCAGCTGGTGGTGATCCAGGGGCGGGACAATATCCTCTCTTTTCTGTCTGTTCTGATCAAGGGGGCCCAGGAGCGCATTGCCCTGTCCATCTGGGATGAGGAACTTTGTGCACTGACCGGGGAACTGGATGCCGCCCTTGACCGGGGGGTGATGCTTCGCGGTATCTATTTCGGCCCCCAAAACGTCTATGAAGATCTGGTTCCCCACCGCAGACTTAAGCGGTATATGGCCGAGAAAAAAGAGCGGTTTTTGTCCGTGATCGTGGATCGGTGCCATGCCGTATCCGGTGTGGTGTCCCGGGGAAAGGCTTCAAAGGCCACCTGGACCCGGGATGAAGGATTCATCGAGGTCAGTGAAGATTATATTGCCCATGACCTGGTGGTGAATCTCTATTCTGCCTCCCTGGACAGGGCAGGGTACGAGGAATTTGAAACCTTTGCCGACAATGTCCATGACCGTTTTTTTCACTATTCAAAAAAAGATCTGAAGGCGTTTCGTGAACTCATAGAGTAA
- a CDS encoding AzlD domain-containing protein translates to MDRSLIPLILGMAAVTYGPRLAPFLFFRTARIPARLDAFLKCIPVAAIGALIVPGVFTATPDLPWAGIAGMGFTLVYGLFRGGIIVPVLGSVAVSWLLLSL, encoded by the coding sequence ATGGATAGAAGTCTGATTCCTCTGATTTTAGGTATGGCCGCTGTTACATATGGTCCGCGCCTGGCTCCGTTTCTTTTTTTTAGAACTGCCCGGATACCCGCCCGTCTGGATGCTTTTCTAAAGTGCATCCCTGTGGCGGCCATCGGCGCACTGATTGTTCCCGGCGTTTTTACTGCGACACCCGATCTGCCCTGGGCCGGTATCGCGGGCATGGGATTTACACTGGTTTACGGCCTTTTTAGAGGCGGCATCATCGTTCCGGTGTTAGGGTCCGTGGCCGTATCCTGGCTTTTATTGAGCCTTTAA
- a CDS encoding AzlC family ABC transporter permease yields MHPSDTREALKAGIPIFIGYFPAAVAFGILARTTGTTLVEAMLFSIVVFAGASQFIALNLLATGMGPVGIVLTTLLVNFRHFLMSAYLSTRIVEKSVKYYLPMAFGVTDETFSVMSFSQTKLTRQFVMLLELTAYSGWVSGTLAGFVLGRFMPAVLTQSMGVALYALLLAILMPELKTSLRSLVLALGSGLFNWALVTADVLPKGWSIIVCILVVASAGALLNPGFIKEDTPHG; encoded by the coding sequence ATGCATCCGTCTGACACCCGGGAAGCCTTGAAAGCCGGCATTCCCATATTTATCGGATATTTCCCGGCCGCTGTGGCCTTTGGCATTCTGGCCAGGACCACAGGTACTACACTTGTGGAGGCCATGTTGTTTTCCATTGTGGTCTTTGCAGGTGCCAGCCAGTTTATCGCTTTAAATCTGCTGGCAACGGGCATGGGACCGGTGGGCATTGTCCTGACCACCCTGCTGGTGAATTTCAGGCACTTTCTCATGAGTGCCTATCTGTCCACCCGAATTGTCGAAAAATCAGTGAAATATTATCTGCCCATGGCGTTCGGGGTGACCGATGAAACCTTTTCCGTGATGTCGTTTTCCCAGACAAAATTGACCCGTCAGTTTGTTATGCTTCTGGAACTGACCGCCTACAGCGGATGGGTGTCGGGCACCCTGGCGGGCTTTGTGCTGGGCCGATTTATGCCTGCCGTCCTCACCCAGAGTATGGGGGTGGCCTTGTATGCCTTGCTTTTAGCCATTCTTATGCCGGAGCTGAAAACCTCTTTGCGTTCCCTTGTGCTGGCCCTTGGGTCAGGACTGTTCAACTGGGCCCTGGTAACTGCGGATGTTTTGCCAAAGGGGTGGAGTATCATCGTCTGCATCCTGGTGGTGGCGTCCGCAGGCGCACTTTTAAACCCTGGTTTCATAAAGGAAGATACCCCCCATGGATAG
- a CDS encoding DUF5320 family protein encodes MTGRGQGICGNRNTTGAGYGTGSGAGYGGRGCGRGFAGGRGMGRGMGRGFGQAAAPVSGALNESALQDRARMLEEELNAIKAQLHGMPEEK; translated from the coding sequence ATGACCGGAAGAGGCCAGGGTATTTGCGGCAACCGTAACACTACAGGTGCTGGATACGGAACGGGTTCTGGCGCAGGATACGGCGGCCGTGGGTGCGGCAGGGGATTTGCCGGCGGCAGAGGTATGGGTCGCGGCATGGGCCGGGGATTTGGCCAGGCAGCCGCCCCTGTAAGCGGTGCCCTAAATGAATCAGCCCTTCAGGACCGGGCCAGGATGCTGGAAGAAGAACTCAATGCCATCAAAGCGCAGCTCCATGGCATGCCCGAAGAAAAATAA